The Impatiens glandulifera chromosome 8, dImpGla2.1, whole genome shotgun sequence genome includes a window with the following:
- the LOC124912994 gene encoding NDR1/HIN1-like protein 12 — translation MAPINEESSRSSIFIPLDFKKYMEDQNRKHNDGTETDPRTANLEKYIIRNGNDDTETAPSKSITYLSWTLIVKIIVIIIFLIIRFVHPSKPEFIIQDATIFTFNLCTGEPPSSTTLLSSTLQITIASKNQNGLSADIYYHELSIYGEYKNQRVTYETDIPRSYQKNMEDNVWSLFINATNVPISPFNVPFLKQDQLNGIINLTIKLDGNVSWKVWSLNTRKYHIHVRCSATMDFGQGKFTTNDAINGDFLFPSVKYILFKRCNVVTV, via the coding sequence ATGGCGCCTATCAATGAAGAATCATCAAGATCAAGTATATTCATTCCACttgactttaaaaaatatatggagGATCAAAACCGCAAACACAACGATGGTACTGAAACCGATCCAAGAACAGCTAActtggaaaaatatataataagaaatgGCAACGATGATACTGAAACCGCTCCTTCAAAATCCATTACCTATCTCAGCTGGACACTCATCGTCAAAATAATCGTCATAATAATCTTCCTCATCATACGTTTTGTTCATCCCTCAAAACCAGAATTCATCATTCAAGACGCCACCATTTTCACCTTCAATCTCTGCACGGGGGAGCCGCCATCGTCGACGACCCTCCTCTCCTCCACTCTACAAATCACCATCGCCTCCAAAAACCAAAACGGTCTTTCGGCGGATATCTATTACCACGAGCTGAGTATCTACGGAGAATACAAGAATCAACGAGTCACTTACGAAACAGACATTCCACGTTCATATCAGAAAAATATGGAGGATAATGTTTGGTCTTTGTTTATCAACGCTACCAACGTACCTATTTCTCCGTTCAACGTACCTTTTCTTAAACAGGATCAGTTAAACGGGATTATTAATCTTACTATTAAGCTTGATGGTAATGTAAGTTGGAAGGTCTGGAGTTTAAATACCCGTAAGTATCATATTCATGTACGCTGTTCTGCTACGATGGATTTTGGTCAGGGTAAATTCACTACTAACGATGCTATTAACGGAGACTTTCTCTTTCCCTCCGTCAAGTACATCCTCTTTAAGCGATGCAATGTCGTCACCGTCTAA
- the LOC124912995 gene encoding NDR1/HIN1-like protein 1 has translation MAIDEESSRSTIFIPFDFKNFIKDQQRNRNDDTGPDPPRTVDLEKYIRNGNDDTETDPSKSITYLNCTLILNIIAIIIFLIIRFVHPTKPEFIIQDATIFTFNLCTGAPPSTSTTLLSSTLQITIAIKNQNGLSADIFYNDLSIYGEYKNQRVTYETDIPRFYQKNMDTNVWSLFINATNVPISPFNVPFLKQDQLNGIINLNIKLDGSLSWKVWILNTRKYHIHVRCSAMMDFGQGKFATNDVVNGDFLFPSVKYILFKRCSVITI, from the coding sequence ATGGCTATCGATGAAGAATCGTCAAGATCAACAATATTCATTCCATTTgactttaaaaattttataaaggatCAACAACGCAATCGCAACGATGATACTGGACCTGATCCTCCAAGAACAGTTGACTTGGAAAAATATATACGCAATGGCAACGATGATACTGAAACCGATCCTTCAAAATCCATTACCTATCTCAACTGTACACTCATCCTCAATATAATCGCCATAATAATCTTCCTCATCATACGTTTTGTTCATCCCACAAAACCAGAATTCATCATTCAAGACGCCACCATTTTCACCTTCAACCTCTGCACGGGGGCGCCGCCATCGACGTCGACGACCCTCCTCTCCTCCACTCTACAAATAACCATCGCCATCAAAAACCAAAACGGTCTTTCGGCGGATATCTTTTACAACGATCTGAGTATCtatggagaatacaagaatcaACGAGTCACTTACGAAACAGACATTCCACGTTTTTATCAGAAAAATATGGATACTAATGTTTGGTCTTTGTTTATCAATGCCACAAACGTACCAATTTCTCCTTTTAACGTACCTTTTCTTAAACAGGATCAGTTAAACGGGATTATTAATCTTAACATTAAGCTTGATGGTAGTTTAAGTTGGAAGGTCTGGATTTTAAATACCCGTAAGTACCATATTCATGTACGCTGTTCTGCTATGATGGATTTTGGACAGGGTAAATTCGCTACTAACGATGTTGTTAACGGCGACTTTCTATTTCCCTCCGTCAAGTACATCCTCTTTAAGCGATGCAGTGTCATCACCATCtaa